In the genome of Amaranthus tricolor cultivar Red isolate AtriRed21 chromosome 15, ASM2621246v1, whole genome shotgun sequence, one region contains:
- the LOC130801814 gene encoding 15.7 kDa heat shock protein, peroxisomal isoform X2 produces the protein MVNGLLILLFWTGLKLLLRISLNSMFQVGDLFFLPPVKLGYSKENIKLEVDEDNVLHIKGEGGKKEESQGKDVIWHAAERGGKSDFYRQIELPENIKADQIKAQVENGVLTIVVPKDNNPKPSKVRTINISSKL, from the exons ATGGTGAATGGTCTGCTAATACTCCTCTTTTGGACTGGTTTGAAACTTCTACTGCGCATTTCTTTAAATTCAATGTTCCAG GTTGGAGATTTGTTCTTCTTGCCACCAGTCAAGCTAG GATACAGCAAAGAGAACATAAAATTGGAGGTGGATGAAGATAATGTTCTCCACATAAAAGGGGAAGGTGGAAAAAAAGAGGAATCACAAGGTAAAGACGTCATTTGGCATGCAGCCGAAAGAGGAGGAAAGAGTGACTTCTATCGACAAATTGAGCTCCCGGAGAACATAAAAGCGGATCAGATCAAAGCACAGGTTGAAAATGGTGTGTTAACGATCGTTGTTCCTAAAGATAATAATCCTAAGCCTTCTAAAGTCCGCACCATTAACATCTCCAGCAAGCTTTGA
- the LOC130801811 gene encoding probable inactive purple acid phosphatase 29 isoform X2, with protein sequence MVGFVPNNNKRWLVCQYSFLKTIFVVIAFCMWTVPICAVSSQLKFNKKGEFKILQVADMHYADGKTSPCLNVLPNQVKGCSDLNTSAFIERMIKAENPDLIVFTGDNIFGLDATDAAKSMEAAFAPAVISNIPWVAVLGNHDQESTLSREGVMKYIVKMNNTLSLLNPPDYRKIDGFGNYNLEVAGVDGSPFHNKSVLNLYFLDSGDYSTSRLIPGYGWIKNSQQSWFLRTSRRLKREYMDRPEPQKESAPGLVYFHIPLPEYASFDKSNFTGVKQEGISSPSINSGFFTSMVEAGDVRAVFTGHDHINDFCGKLMDIHLCYAGGFGYHAYGQAGWARRARVVRIDLKKDGKRGWGAVKSIKTWKRLDDPDLSTIDAQVLWSKSSIGF encoded by the exons ATGGTAGGATTCGTTCCTAATAACAATAAGAGATGGTTGGTTTGCCAATATTCATTTCTAAAGACAATATTTGTGGTGATTGCATTTTGTATGTGGACTGTGCCAATATGTGCAGTTTCATCCCAATTGAAGTTTAATAAAAAAGGGGAGTTTAAGATTTTGCAAGTTGCAGATATGCACTATGCTGATGGCAAGACATCTCCTTGCTTGAATGTGTTGCCTAATCAAGTTAAGGGATGTTCGGATCTTAATACTTCGGCTTTTATCGAACGCATGATCAAAGCTGAGAATCCCGATCTTATTGTTTTCACAG GCGACAATATATTTGGTTTAGATGCTACCGATGCTGCAAAATCAATGGAGGCTGCATTTGCTCCTGCAGTGATCTCCAATATCCCTTGGGTGGCTGTTCTAGGAAACCATGACCAGGAATCCACTCTTTCAAGGGAAGGAGTCATGAAATATATAGTCAAGATGAATAATACCTTATCTTTGTTGAATCCTCCCGATTATCGAAAAATCGATGGATTTGGAAATTACAATCTAGAGGTGGCAGGAGTCGATGGCTCACCATTCCACAACAAGTCGGTCCTTAACCTTTATTTTCTCGATAGTGGAGACTACTCAACCTCTCGGTTAATTCCTGGTTATGGCTGGATCAAGAACTCCCAACAATCTTGGTTTCTACGCACTTCTAGGCGATTGAAG AGGGAATACATGGACCGCCCAGAGCCTCAAAAGGAATCTGCGCCCGGACTTGTGTATTTCCACATTCCTTTACCGGAATATGCAAGTTTCGACAAATCAAACTTTACGGGTGTCAAGCAAGAGGGCATATCTTCCCCGAGTATAAATTCAGGTTTCTTTACGAGTATGGTAGAAGCAGGGGATGTCCGAGCTGTTTTCACTGGACACGATCATATAAACGACTTTTGTGGTAAACTGATGGACATTCATCTTTGCTATGCCGGTGGTTTTGGATATCATGCCTATGGACAGGCTGGTTGGGCTCGGAGGGCAAGAGTAGTGAGGATAGATTTGAAAAAAGATGGTAAACGAGGCTGGGGAGCTGTCAAGTCGATCAAAACGTGGAAACGTCTTGATGATCCCGACCTTTCTACTATTGATGCTCAAGTCCTTTGGAGCAAGAGCTCAATTG GTTTTTAG
- the LOC130801814 gene encoding 15.7 kDa heat shock protein, peroxisomal isoform X1: protein MVGAFLSDPFRRFYWSSPIYGEWSANTPLLDWFETSTAHFFKFNVPGYSKENIKLEVDEDNVLHIKGEGGKKEESQGKDVIWHAAERGGKSDFYRQIELPENIKADQIKAQVENGVLTIVVPKDNNPKPSKVRTINISSKL from the exons ATGGTGGGCGCTTTCTTGAGTGATCCTTTCCGACGCTTTTACTGGAGTTCCCCAATCTATGGTGAATGGTCTGCTAATACTCCTCTTTTGGACTGGTTTGAAACTTCTACTGCGCATTTCTTTAAATTCAATGTTCCAG GATACAGCAAAGAGAACATAAAATTGGAGGTGGATGAAGATAATGTTCTCCACATAAAAGGGGAAGGTGGAAAAAAAGAGGAATCACAAGGTAAAGACGTCATTTGGCATGCAGCCGAAAGAGGAGGAAAGAGTGACTTCTATCGACAAATTGAGCTCCCGGAGAACATAAAAGCGGATCAGATCAAAGCACAGGTTGAAAATGGTGTGTTAACGATCGTTGTTCCTAAAGATAATAATCCTAAGCCTTCTAAAGTCCGCACCATTAACATCTCCAGCAAGCTTTGA
- the LOC130801813 gene encoding uncharacterized protein LOC130801813: MQEKKYGLQLRVPKSQPKQTRPLIPKPLAFNDDDDDDVEREISRQAAKNKSLKDVEEQYKKALEEDPSIFDYDGAYDDMKAKVAQPKAQDREQRQPKYIQALMEKAKRREREQEIVYERKLAKERSQEDHLFADKDKFVTSAYKRKLAEQEKWKEEERLRELREERDDVTKKSDITDFYFNLAKNVAFGASENSKKQEKEQKEPAIATEELKKPVKPEKELDSNPGIREHPSTSATVALPSRLENRSQGVTSAVPERSREPTTNTAEPHIVVAEKNPPPSDQPKQDHHKKSVDALAAAKERFMARKKAKMQ; this comes from the exons ATGCAAGAAAAGAAGTATGGATTGCAACTTAGGGTTCCAAAATCTCAGCCGAAACAGACAAGACCTTTGATCCCCAAGCCCCTTGCGTTcaacgatgatgatgatgatgatgtggaGAGAGAAATTTCTCGGCAAGCTGCCAAGAACAAGTCGCTCAAAGAT GTTGAGGAACAGTACAAAAAGGCATTGGAAGAGGACCCTTCAATATTTGATTATGATGGAGCTTATGATGATATGAAAGCTAAAGTTGCTCAGCCAAAAGCCCAGGATAGGGAACAACGTCAG CCCAAATACATTCAAGCATTGATGGAAAAGGCTAAACGACGAGAAAGAGAACAAGAGATTGTTTATGAGAGGAAGCTTGCAAAAGAAAGGAGCCAAGAAGACCACCTTTTTGCAGATAAAGATAAGTTTGTCACTAGTGCTTACAAAAGGAAGCTTGCGGAGCAGGAGAAATGGAAAGAGGAAGAACGACTACGTGAGCTACGTGAAGAGAGGGATGAT GTGACCAAGAAGAGTGACATTACGGATTTTTACTTCAACCTAGCTAAAAATGTTGCATTTGGAGCAAGCGAGAACTCcaaaaagcaagagaaagagcAAAAGGAACCAGCAATTGCTACAGAAGAGTTGAAGAAACCAGTGAAGCCAGAAAAGGAGCTAGACTCAAATCCAGGTATCCGGGAACATCCATCCACAAGTGCAACTGTGGCCTTGCCTTCGAGATTGGAAAATAGAAGTCAAGGAGTAACTTCAGCTGTGCCTGAGAGAAGTCGAGAGCCAACTACAAACACGGCAGAACCTCATATTGTTGTTGCTGAAAAGAATCCTCCGCCTAGTGATCAACCCAAACAGGATCATCATAAGAAAAGTGTGGATGCTCTTGCAGCTGCCAAAGAACGGTTCATGGCAAGGAAAAAGGCAAAGATGCAATAA
- the LOC130801811 gene encoding probable inactive purple acid phosphatase 29 isoform X1, protein MVGFVPNNNKRWLVCQYSFLKTIFVVIAFCMWTVPICAVSSQLKFNKKGEFKILQVADMHYADGKTSPCLNVLPNQVKGCSDLNTSAFIERMIKAENPDLIVFTGDNIFGLDATDAAKSMEAAFAPAVISNIPWVAVLGNHDQESTLSREGVMKYIVKMNNTLSLLNPPDYRKIDGFGNYNLEVAGVDGSPFHNKSVLNLYFLDSGDYSTSRLIPGYGWIKNSQQSWFLRTSRRLKREYMDRPEPQKESAPGLVYFHIPLPEYASFDKSNFTGVKQEGISSPSINSGFFTSMVEAGDVRAVFTGHDHINDFCGKLMDIHLCYAGGFGYHAYGQAGWARRARVVRIDLKKDGKRGWGAVKSIKTWKRLDDPDLSTIDAQVLWSKSSIGKCFRSM, encoded by the exons ATGGTAGGATTCGTTCCTAATAACAATAAGAGATGGTTGGTTTGCCAATATTCATTTCTAAAGACAATATTTGTGGTGATTGCATTTTGTATGTGGACTGTGCCAATATGTGCAGTTTCATCCCAATTGAAGTTTAATAAAAAAGGGGAGTTTAAGATTTTGCAAGTTGCAGATATGCACTATGCTGATGGCAAGACATCTCCTTGCTTGAATGTGTTGCCTAATCAAGTTAAGGGATGTTCGGATCTTAATACTTCGGCTTTTATCGAACGCATGATCAAAGCTGAGAATCCCGATCTTATTGTTTTCACAG GCGACAATATATTTGGTTTAGATGCTACCGATGCTGCAAAATCAATGGAGGCTGCATTTGCTCCTGCAGTGATCTCCAATATCCCTTGGGTGGCTGTTCTAGGAAACCATGACCAGGAATCCACTCTTTCAAGGGAAGGAGTCATGAAATATATAGTCAAGATGAATAATACCTTATCTTTGTTGAATCCTCCCGATTATCGAAAAATCGATGGATTTGGAAATTACAATCTAGAGGTGGCAGGAGTCGATGGCTCACCATTCCACAACAAGTCGGTCCTTAACCTTTATTTTCTCGATAGTGGAGACTACTCAACCTCTCGGTTAATTCCTGGTTATGGCTGGATCAAGAACTCCCAACAATCTTGGTTTCTACGCACTTCTAGGCGATTGAAG AGGGAATACATGGACCGCCCAGAGCCTCAAAAGGAATCTGCGCCCGGACTTGTGTATTTCCACATTCCTTTACCGGAATATGCAAGTTTCGACAAATCAAACTTTACGGGTGTCAAGCAAGAGGGCATATCTTCCCCGAGTATAAATTCAGGTTTCTTTACGAGTATGGTAGAAGCAGGGGATGTCCGAGCTGTTTTCACTGGACACGATCATATAAACGACTTTTGTGGTAAACTGATGGACATTCATCTTTGCTATGCCGGTGGTTTTGGATATCATGCCTATGGACAGGCTGGTTGGGCTCGGAGGGCAAGAGTAGTGAGGATAGATTTGAAAAAAGATGGTAAACGAGGCTGGGGAGCTGTCAAGTCGATCAAAACGTGGAAACGTCTTGATGATCCCGACCTTTCTACTATTGATGCTCAAGTCCTTTGGAGCAAGAGCTCAATTGGTAAGTGTTTCCGGTCTATGTAG
- the LOC130801817 gene encoding ADP-ribosylation factor-like protein 8c: MGLWDSLLNWLRSLFFKQEMELSLVGLQNAGKTSLVNAISTGGYSEDMIPTVGFNMRKVKKGNVTIKLWDLGGQRRFRSMWERYCRGVSAIVYVVDAADRDSIPISQSELHELLEKPSLTGIPLLILGNKIDKSEALAQQALMDQLGVQSITDREVCCYMISCKESVNIDIVIDWLIKHSKIAK; this comes from the exons ATGGGTCTCTGGGATTCTCTTCTCAATTGGCTTCGAAG TTTGTTTTTTAAACAGGAAATGGAGTTATCCCTTGTTGGCCTCCAAAATGCCGGGAAAACATCTCTTGTTAATGCAATTTCT ACAGGAGGATACAGTGAAGATATGATTCCAACG GTTGGGTTTAATATGCGCAAAGTTAAAAAAGGCAATGTGACTATAAAGCTTTGGGATCTCGGAGGACAGAGGCGGTTTCGCTCAATGTGGGAGCGCTATTGCCGTGGTGTATCCGCAATTGT TTACGTAGTTGATGCTGCAGATAGAGACAGTATCCCGATATCTCAAAGTGAGCTACATGAGCTTCTAGAGAAGCCATCCTTAACCGGGATCCCCTTGCTCATTCTTGGCAACAAAATCGACAAATCAGAAGCTCTTGCACAACAAGCATTAATGGATCAACT AGGGGTACAATCAATCACCGATAGAGAAGTTTGCTGTTACATGATCTCCTGCAAGGAGTCTGTAAACATAGACATCGTCATTGATTGGCTTATAAAGCATTCGAAAATCGCCAAATGA
- the LOC130801815 gene encoding probable inactive receptor kinase At3g02880: MELESTKLAPFLFIFLFFTLTFSLLPTATPADSNPTDASALAALKSSLGGRWNTTASNACNWQGVQCDSHGRVLELHLPGVGFVGSIPNGVLGNLSSLNFLSLRYNALTGSIPSDFSNLNQLKFLYLQHNRLSGPIPEVLFSIPSLTRLDLSGNRFSGGIPLGFSNLRNIATLFLQENQLTGPIPDLKDDNLKQLNVSHNLLTGTIPSQFCGMPSSAFEGNTLTPCAINGPSSSSPNGHKKNSKLSAGALAGIIIGGIVTLIALLLLIFCCCRRNKKNEQQNATRSIDAAADAKRSDVETGREPSAAVQRNGESSGGVAGAKSGGIVTDKKLIFFSKGSKVFDLDDLLRASAEVLGKGNYGTTYKASLESGMAVAVKRLKDVTVTEKEFKEKMEEIGKIEHENIVSLRAYHCSANEKLLVYDYFPMGSLSALLHGNRGSGRTPLNWETRSAIALGAARGITHIHLLKSTASHGNIRSSNILLSNSYEARVSDTGLAQLATPNDTSNRVAGYRAPEITDPRKISQKADVYSFGVFLLELLTGKAPTNTLLNEEGVDLPRWVQSIVREEWASEVFDMELLRYQNVEEDMVKLLQLAIDCTAQYPDSRPSMLDVTRRIEEVCQSTSTPDQDLFVDVSSDQEITSSKQS, encoded by the exons ATGGAGTTGGAGTCTACTAAACTCGCACCATTTTTATTCATCTTCCTCTTTTTTACCCTCACATTCTCTCTCCTCCCTACCGCCACACCCGCCGACTCTAATCCCACAGATGCTTCTGCACTCGCCGCCCTTAAATCTTCATTGGGTGGACGTTGGAATACCACCGCTTCCAACGCCTGTAACTGGCAAGGTGTTCAATGTGACTCTCATGGTCGGGTCCTGGAGCTCCATTTACCTGGAGTTGGATTCGTGGGTTCTATTCCAAATGGGGTTTTGGGTAACCTTTCCTCGCTTAACTTTCTCTCGCTTCGTTACAATGCTCTTACTGGAAGTATTCCCTCCGATTTTTCCAACCTTAACCAGCTTAAGTTCCTTTATCTTCAACATAATCGACTTTCGGGTCCGATTCCTGAGGTTTTGTTTTCGATCCCAAGTCTCACCCGTCTTGATTTGTCGGGTAACAGATTTTCCGGTGGGATTCCATTAGGGTTTAGTAATTTGCGTAATATAGCTACATTGTTTCTTCAGGAAAATCAATTGACGGGTCCAATTCCCGACTTGAAAGATGATAACCTTAAACAATTGAATGTTTCTCATAATTTGTTAACTGGAACAATTCCATCCCAGTTTTGTGGGATGCCATCTAGTGCTTTTGAAGGGAATACTCTTACCCCTTGCGCCATTAATggcccttcttcttcttccccaaATGGGCATAAGAAGAACAGTAAGCTTTCAGCTGGTGCTCTTGCAGGAATCATAATTGGTGGTATAGTTACATTGATTGCCCTTTTGCTGCTTATCTTCTGCTGTTGTAGAAGAAACAAGAAGAATGAACAGCAGAACGCAACAAGATCCATTGATGCAGCAGCAGACGCCAAGCGATCTGATGTGGAGACGGGGAGAGAACCATCAGCAGCAGTCCAAAGGAACGGTGAGAGCTCAGGTGGGGTGGCGGGTGCGAAATCGGGTGGTATTGTTACTGATAAGAAATTGATTTTCTTCAGTAAAGGGTCTAAAGTTTTTGATCTAGATGATTTGTTGAGAGCTTCTGCCGAGGTGTTGGGGAAAGGTAACTATGGAACAACTTACAAGGCATCATTGGAGAGCGGCATGGCGGTGGCGGTTAAGCGGTTGAAGGATGTGACAGTGACTGAGAAGGAATTCAAGGAAAAAATGGAGGAAATTGGAAAGATAGAACATGAGAATATTGTTTCTCTTAGAGCTTACCATTGTAGTGCTAATGAGAAGCTATTGGTCTATGATTACTTCCCAATGGGAAGCTTATCTGCCCTTTTACATG GTAATAGAGGAAGTGGAAGAACACCATTAAACTGGGAAACGAGATCTGCTATAGCCCTTGGAGCTGCTCGGGGGATCACCCACATCCACTTGTTGAAGTCTACCGCTTCTCATGGTAACATCAGGTCATCCAACATCCTTCTTTCCAACTCATATGAAGCTCGAGTCTCCGATACTGGCCTCGCACAACTTGCAACTCCAAATGACACTTCAAACCGTGTTGCTGGATATCGTGCTCCTGAAATTACTGATCCCCGTAAGATATCTCAAAAGGCTGATGTATACAGTTTTGGTGTGTTCCTATTAGAGTTGCTCACGGGCAAGGCTCCTACAAACACCCTCTTAAACGAGGAAGGGGTGGATTTGCCGCGGTGGGTTCAATCAATTGTTCGAGAAGAGTGGGCTTCGGAGGTGTTTGACATGGAGCTTTTACGGTATCAGAACGTTGAGGAGGACATGGTTAAGCTCTTGCAGCTGGCTATCGATTGTACCGCCCAATACCCAGATAGTCGTCCTTCAATGCTCGATGTAACTAGACGAATCGAAGAGGTTTGCCAATCTACCTCAACGCCCGACCAAGATCTATTCGTAGACGTTAGTAGTGATCAAGAAATCACATCTTCCAAACAAAGTTAG